A stretch of Kryptolebias marmoratus isolate JLee-2015 linkage group LG24, ASM164957v2, whole genome shotgun sequence DNA encodes these proteins:
- the zgc:103559 gene encoding zgc:103559 yields the protein MKLGSHINAVKSNRVLVGDEVTPAVVVIKDGKIHQILSSRNFTEEAGFEVLDVGNSVVMPGIVDCHVHVNEPGRTSWEGFCTATRAAAAGGVTTIVDMPLNSIPPTTTLKNFHEKLKEATGKCFVDVGFWGGVVPGNQRELQPMIQAGVAGFKCFLIHSGVDEFPHVADFDLHTAMKQLRGTGSVMLFHAEKDVQPTAEETGDPCKYSTFLQSRPDIMEMEAIRTVTELCLQYRVRCHIVHLSSAKPLKLIQEARQAGAPLTVETTHHYLSLCAEKIPAGATQFKCCPPIRDSENQEQLWSALKAGQIDMVVSDHSPCTPDLKKLDSGDFTQAWGGISSLQFGLPLFWSSASRRGFQLADVARLLSRKTAQLSSLGNQKGSLAPGFDADMVIWDPEREFEIEEASIHHKNKLTPYLGFTLQGVVRATILRGRLVYRDGSFCPEPLGKHLLIGQRDMTSPNVKHENKL from the exons atgaaGCTCGGATCACACATTAATGCTGTTAAGAGTAATCGAGTACTGGTTGGGGATGAAGTGACTCCTGCTGTCGTTGTGataaaagatggaaaaatacACCAAATACTCTCTTCACGCAACTTTACTGAGGAGGCTGGCTTTGAG GTGCTTGATGTGGGCAACAGCGTGGTGATGCCAGGTATTGTGGATTGTCACGTCCATGTGAACGAGCCAGGACGCACCTCATGGGAGGGTTTCTGCACAGCCaccagagcagctgctgcaggtggagTGACAACCATCGTGGACATGCCCCT GAACAGCATCCCTCCAACCACAACGCTGAAAAATTTCCATGAGAAGCTGAAGGAAGCCACGGGGAAGTGTTTTGTGGATGTAGGTTTCTGGGGAGGTGTGGTTCCTGGAAATCAG CGTGAACTTCAGCCCATGATCCAGGCCGGAGTGGCTGGCTTCAAGTGTTTCCTCATTCATAGCGGTGTTGACGAGTTTCCACATGTGGCTGACTTTGATCTCCACACAGCCATGAAGCAGCTACGGGGCACAGGAAGCGTCATGCTG TTTCATGCAGAGAAGGATGTTCAGCCAACAGCAGAGGAGACTGGTG ACCCTTGCAAGTACTCAACCTTTCTGCAGTCCAGGCCAGATATCATGGAGATGGAGGCTATTCGCACAGTCACAGAACTCTGTTTGCAGTACCG GGTGCGGTGCCATATTGTTCACTTGTCCTCTGCAAAGCCACTGAAACTGATTCAGGAAGCTCGACAAGCCGGAGCCCCGTTGACAGTGGAGACTACCCATCATTACCTCAGCCTGTGTGCAGAAAAAATACCAGCAGGGGCCACACAATTCAAATGCTGCCCCCCCATTCGAGACTCTGAGAACCAG GAGCAATTATGGTCTGCACTGAAAGCTGGACAGATTGACATGGTGGTGTCTGACCACTCCCCCTGCACCCCTGATCTTAAAAAACTAGACAGTGGGGACTTCACGCAGGCCTGGGGAGGGATTTCATCATTACAGTTTG GCTTACCTCTGTTCTGGAGTTCAGCCAGTAGGAGAGGTTTTCAGCTGGCTGATGTGGCCAGGCTCctcagcagaaaaacagcacaGCTGAGCAGTCTGGGCAACCAGAAGGGCAGTCTGGCCCCTGGCTTTGATGCCGACATGGTCATATGGGACCCAGAGAGAGAGTTTGAG ATTGAAGAAGCAAGTATACACCATAAAAACAAG CTGACTCCTTACCTCGGCTTCACACTTCAAGGAGTGGTGCGTGCAACTATCCTGAGGGGACGGCTGGTGTACAGAGATGGCAGTTTCTGCCCCGAACCCCTGGGGAAGCATCTGCTTATTGGTCAGAGGGACATGACCAGTCCAAACGTtaagcatgaaaacaaactgtga